GTTAGTCACAGAAAAGTCGGCTCCTTGCAGTTGTTGGGCAGTTtatgtgttttgggggcgtagCTTGAATGGTGGGATGTaacagtttcctttttttaaagtggagcctgctcttgctaactgttccaggattaccaaccctagcttttaTAGACACTGAAAATTTGGGCATGTAAAGTTAGTGTATATGCTAGAAACTGACCGAGTTGAAGGTGGTTGTGTTGGTCTGCAAAGACGATGCGGAACCAGCCGGGCAAGGAGCAGGAGAAGGCCTGACCACAGCTCAACACCAGCTTGTGTCGGAGAAAACTCCTCCACATAGACAACTCCTCCTCAAAAGACGACTCTCTGAGGTACTGccaacacagagagacagaaatcaaGCCTGCACACATGCAACATTCACAAGAAATGACGTTAAAGAGAATTAAATGACTGCGTTATCAGCATTTCACTTAGGTACAGAAGTTAAGAGTTGAATGAACAGCCCTGACATCTTAAACTAAATCTGTCGTCACCTTCCTGAGGTCAGCCCAGATGTACAGCGTAGCAGGACGGTCCAGGTAGGGGATGCTCAGACTCTTCAGCTCTCCCGTCACGTAGCTGTGAGCAGCTTTCAGTCTGCTTCTGTTTGCTGGCAAGAATTCCTCATCGATCCACTCTGTAACATGTGAAAAATATGGAGGGACATTTCAGTAAGTGTAAATTAATGTTACAAATCTTTGTGCAGTGTGATGTAGCAGCTGAGCCTCACGCTGTGCTCCCGTAATACCAGAGGAAGACGAAAAATGATGATGGCTTTCAGAAGCGGGGAAAGTGATGGGGAGAACATTCAAAAGTTCCCCTCTGAAGTCATTTACATTTATGGATTTAAACTCAAGCCAACATGGTCTGCTCGCCACAACAACTAAGTGTATGTCTGAAATTTGACTTGTTTTCACCAAAAGGCTGAAAGTGAGGATCATAGTTCCTGTTGTGTTCATCTAAGCAGTTTTCAGATAAATAAACACTAGAGTCCAGATGTGGTGTTAAGGTTGCTGTCtccagtttgcctttcatatatgaagaacgcagcaggagattctctggtcacgttcacaacaacatctCCAGAACCTTCAGGTAACACATTAATTccactgcggagatcacgtgtttgtttggttttttatcAACACTGGCAACGGACCAAGAGCCCAAAAATCCCATTGGATCCAAAGTTGTCTTTGGTATCTTCCATGTGTCCGGCCCCTCTTCTCATGCTGtgatattgtattattattgcttttttcagttatctcctgctgtgttctcgcACAgacattatttcagtttttagtaaggggctggcaggagaaactctggagattGTCTGCAGCATCTGACCCAGATGTTTGCAtcctcacatgcagcccctctggataatttcaagAGATTATCCAGAGCTCAATGCAAACATGACTACCACAGTGCAGGTAAAAACTCTTGGATCCATACCTCTGTCCTGAAGCAGCTGTGCTACCTGGTGCTGCGTGGGTCCGGAGATACCGTGGAATGAGCCCAGCTGGGCCAGAGCTTCCACTAGGTCTCTGTTCTCAGAATGCAGAGTTCCTAATCTGACTCCTGACATTGCAAAATCCTGCGAAGGATGAGAAGAAGTAAATGAGAGGGAGCTGTGGGAGCAAACACCCAGTGGAAAAAAGCAGAATTTTTACTGTACTGTCAGCAGGGATATAAAAAGTGTCACAGTCACAGAACACAGAACAGTGTGTACCTTGCTCAACCCCCACATTACGTGTGTCCTCTGTGGGTCTGGCAAACTGGAATAAGGGGCACAGATTAGCAGCTAAGAGGCAGTCCTCAGGCACAGTTGTGATGATTAACGGTCTGATTGGGTAATATTGCAGAAATTAGGATTTGCACAGTACCTGTCTGCACTGAGGACACTGTGGAAGGTGGCAGATTCATCAAAGACCGTCAGCATGTACACTTCGTCCACAATGGCGTGGAGTTCGTTTCTGAGGAAGGTGAaggtggagggaaagagagcgTCAGTAGAGATTGGTTTTATATTGTTACTTATTGTTTACAATGAAGAAACTGTGACATAAATGTAAAATAGGTCCTTCGATGTCCTGCGTCAGCGTAAAAGGCGCTGAGGTTTACAGTTACAACAGCTCAGTGCGTGCAAGGATCTACGAAGGGAATTAACTCTGGCAAGATCATTTAGAAAACAATAGATGGTGCAGGAGACTCCTTGGCACATCGCTGCACTTGACAATATGCTGATGGTATAGGGAGGTGATAAAACTGTGCACGATATTCCACACACGGGACAGAGCTCTCAGCcgtaaaataaaaagagttcACAGTTGGATGTAGTGGCTTGGCACTGTGTTTAAAGGTGCAGACCAGGGGGGGGTTATTACACTTTAGATAACAGTGCAAGGCGAAAGAAATACCTTTTAGCAAACTCCAAGAAGGAAATCATCTCCGCCAGGGTGTAGATATCAGCCAGAGGATTGTGGGGGTTCATTAGTATAACTGCTCGGATCGTCAACCCCTATAAGAGAAACAATAAACTGTATCAAGAGTTTTATAAGACAATGGTGGAAAATTGAGAAAAAAGGCGAATTCAAAGTTTTTCTCTTTGCCTGAGCATTTCTTAAGTGGAATGAACTTTCTTAATTTATTAAGGGCTTCAGAAAACATGCATTCATGAAATACCTCTTGCTCAGCTTTTATCAGACCTTCTTCTAGTTTCCCTACAGTGAGGTGGAAGGGACGACTGTCTTTGCCATCAGCCTACAGCCAACAAATaacaaggaaaggaaaaaacacTTCAACATCCACGCTGAACAGCTGACAACACGCTCGAGATCGCACTTCAAGCTGCATGCAAAGTGTAAGAAAATGTTGTGCACCCAGCACGGAGCATccataacaaacaaacacatcagaaCTGCAGATAAATCAGGTGGTGTTTTCCTACCTCGCAGTCCAAAGGAACATGAAAGAGTTTAACATCACTATACAAATGCACATCCTCTGTGATGACGCCGTAGAAAGGAGTAGGTATAAGAATCGCATCTGCaacataaaaaaaggaaaaaatgttggccttgcttttttaaaataattatccaCCCACATTCAAAAAAATGATCTTGGTCCCATTTCTCATTGCCGATtaatatatgtttgtttttgcacaaaataaatatggatGCGTTGTATGTTTATGTTAATGCATTAGCGACCTTACCTTTAGGGTCACAAATTACTGCAGCAACACACGAGAAGAGGGAACCGCAACCATTCATCACCACaacctgaacaaacacaaaaaatcaAATTAAGGCTCAGAGGAAGGTCCTTCCTACTAAAGAAGCCATTCATTATGTGTTCAAATTAAGCTGCTGGCCTTTAAATAGCTGCGGTGGTTCAATAGTGGTTGCATTTGGCCTTTAATACAACGACTTAtaggtaaataaaataaattcaccaAATCTTGATATGGGCTTGTCCCCAACTTGTGATCTTAAATTGCACAAACTCTGGATTACTTCATTACCCAGAAttagggatgtcacgatatgatattttggtgccacgattattgtcagaggaaatatcagtTTCATGATTTTCATGATTATTGATACCTTAGAagcaaaaagacacacaacaaactaaatataGCGAATATAtagctaattaactacaatattcattattatcatcaacaatatcaggttagtttttatagtgtagcgtttggctatttaaaagtaatttatgtgagccattttatttagttgacttattgtggaaggttggtctgtgtatttgtgtttcctgtcatcatgagcagtgtatctgtatgggacttttattgtgaagggtcaccaacggaagttttttttttttttttttttttttaaactaaacgtgtcctggttcaagccacattcttcacgtcctcacacacaaataacGTGACTCGCAAGAGGCAGGTCACCATAGATAGATATcgtagtttttacaattcttacggTTATGAAATCATGACGTTCTGAAACATCAGATATCGTAAAATCGGTTAATCGCGACATCCGTACCCAGAATGCATCGACTGATGTGCcatttcttcatttcctgcCACACACCTGTAGCTGCAGTTGTCTCACAGGCATTGTTTACATTGCTTATGTTACAGTTATAATGCTATAAGCGATAATCTTTCACTCACATTGTCGGCTTTGAGCGGGTTCGGAGCGGAGCAGTACTGAGTCAGAAAGTCTGCGACCGCCTCTCTCAGGCTGAAAGATGGAAATGTTTTGAAGATGGTTAATGTTTACTTCACTAGGAGCCACGGGACAGAAGTTCTTAGTTCCACTTTAATCTCTTACAATGTGTGTCCCCTCCAATCCGAGTATTGCAACAGGGACGGGTCAATGTGCAGCATGTCAGGCTTGGTCATCTGTGGCAGAAACGAGAACGAAAACAATTTGTGAAAGTGGGTCAAATAATTTGGAATAATGTGAAGTGACAAACTCATATTTCAGAGCACAGCATCGTCAGTGGAGGAATCTGACCGCACTATTTATCTCACCCGCTTGAGAAGGAGATCAAAGCATAATTTGTTCTCACTGGTTCCCATGTTGATTACACCctatgagggagagagagaggagacgacCTGGTGGATAATCAGAATCGTTTTATATAATAAGAGCGATTCAAcggctgcagtgacacagacttACATCAGGGTTTTCTGTGTCGTGGTGTTTGTTCAGTGCGTATTGGGCAAACCCTTCCTGGAGAATACCCTCATGCTGTCGGATGCTATTACCACGATTGGACAGGTAAATGCTACGGCCAGGAGAGTCTGCACCCGTCAGTGCTGCGGAAACACTCGGAGACGTTTTGGAGGCTTTGACAGATGTAGGTGGTGTTAAGGTTGTTGTCTCCTGGGTGGAAACAGCCTGAGATGCGGGAGCCTCCGAAGGCGTCTGAGATAAAGATGACGAGATGGAGGGAGCAGCCGTGGTTATCAGTGAGGCTGATGAATGAGCTTGGGGGGAGACGCGAGGGTCAGTCGGTGTCGTCACAGTGGTCGGAGCAGCCTGTCTGACAGCAGCCAACGCGCCCGTGAGCATGCTGAAGAGGCGGAGCTCGTGCTGGCGCTCCTGTTCCGCCCGTCTCTCCTCCCGCTCCTCCCTTCGCTCCTCGGCCTGCAGCTCCCTCTCCAGTCGTGCCTCCTCCAGGGAGAGGAGACGCTCCTCTGCTGACCTCTGCCAGTTCAGGAAGCTGGCCAGGGCTCTGTCCAGGCTGCCCTGACCTCCACACCGAGCACCCCCGTGGCTCCATGACGTTTTCCCACCACGGCGACGTTTCCTCTGTCTCGCAGAAGCTGGGGAAGGAGAACCATCTTTACTGGGTTGCTCATGTGACACAGGACGACCTGCGATCTGgatggcagctgctgcagcgcCCGCAATATTCACATCACTAAAACCTGgggaaatgaaaaaacagaaataactaccgatcactttttaatcttatggtggttgtcatggtgatcaTACGGTGGCCCTGAGGGCTTGACGCAcagcaaaagaagaaaacactaGAAAATAGACACAACACATGTTAATAGAAAAACATCCTCATCATTTTGACAACACATGCACTGcgaatactcacaacacaagcTAATACTTCGAACACAACTTAAAAtttgtatttggttgtgt
This genomic interval from Paralichthys olivaceus isolate ysfri-2021 chromosome 7, ASM2471397v2, whole genome shotgun sequence contains the following:
- the accs gene encoding 1-aminocyclopropane-1-carboxylate synthase-like protein 1 isoform X3 translates to MDFRGRRHERGSNWTDPEIVELLQLWSDESVQIELESSLRNQRVFDRIAHVLREKGIFRTGDQCREKIKKMKLEYRRIKDNHKMRSWKFYDVMDRVLANRPAITYASMGGAVIAQQVFQGPDAYLQGVPVGSFGPASSGFSDVNIAGAAAAAIQIAGRPVSHEQPSKDGSPSPASARQRKRRRGGKTSWSHGGARCGGQGSLDRALASFLNWQRSAEERLLSLEEARLERELQAEERREEREERRAEQERQHELRLFSMLTGALAAVRQAAPTTVTTPTDPRVSPQAHSSASLITTAAPSISSSLSQTPSEAPASQAVSTQETTTLTPPTSVKASKTSPSVSAALTGADSPGRSIYLSNRGNSIRQHEGILQEGFAQYALNKHHDTENPDGVINMGTSENKLCFDLLLKRMTKPDMLHIDPSLLQYSDWRGHTFLREAVADFLTQYCSAPNPLKADNVVVMNGCGSLFSCVAAVICDPKDAILIPTPFYGVITEDVHLYSDVKLFHVPLDCEADGKDSRPFHLTVGKLEEGLIKAEQEGLTIRAVILMNPHNPLADIYTLAEMISFLEFAKRNELHAIVDEVYMLTVFDESATFHSVLSADSLPDPQRTHVMWGLSKDFAMSGVRLGTLHSENRDLVEALAQLGSFHGISGPTQHQVAQLLQDREWIDEEFLPANRSRLKAAHSYVTGELKSLSIPYLDRPATLYIWADLRKYLRESSFEEELSMWRSFLRHKLVLSCGQAFSCSLPGWFRIVFADQHNHLQLGLKRFREALKEMEEKSASPDPRSVKDASEESETSVKEDSGDSDNAATVNSTSSPRQESADQLKEKDSPVPDAASLAPKEFELLDCQASNHAEGLDSLIGTLRHQIRSSDWLEKNTPELSAGEDPEILDVFKALLQRAKK
- the accs gene encoding 1-aminocyclopropane-1-carboxylate synthase-like protein 1 isoform X2 encodes the protein MDFRGRRHERGSNWTDPEIVELLQLWSDESVQIELESSLRNQRVFDRIAHVLREKGIFRTGDQCREKIKKMKLEYRRIKDNHKMRSWKFYDVMDRVLANRPAITYASMGGAVIAQQVFQGPDAYLQGVPVGSFGPASSGGFLFGQPPKAGDPLGIKCEDVEESLLNSGVAPPEMYYGSGDDQETDGQSLLGPEEALGRGESSTNPRVSPSASARQRKRRRGGKTSWSHGGARCGGQGSLDRALASFLNWQRSAEERLLSLEEARLERELQAEERREEREERRAEQERQHELRLFSMLTGALAAVRQAAPTTVTTPTDPRVSPQAHSSASLITTAAPSISSSLSQTPSEAPASQAVSTQETTTLTPPTSVKASKTSPSVSAALTGADSPGRSIYLSNRGNSIRQHEGILQEGFAQYALNKHHDTENPDGVINMGTSENKLCFDLLLKRMTKPDMLHIDPSLLQYSDWRGHTFLREAVADFLTQYCSAPNPLKADNVVVMNGCGSLFSCVAAVICDPKDAILIPTPFYGVITEDVHLYSDVKLFHVPLDCEADGKDSRPFHLTVGKLEEGLIKAEQEGLTIRAVILMNPHNPLADIYTLAEMISFLEFAKRNELHAIVDEVYMLTVFDESATFHSVLSADSLPDPQRTHVMWGLSKDFAMSGVRLGTLHSENRDLVEALAQLGSFHGISGPTQHQVAQLLQDREWIDEEFLPANRSRLKAAHSYVTGELKSLSIPYLDRPATLYIWADLRKYLRESSFEEELSMWRSFLRHKLVLSCGQAFSCSLPGWFRIVFADQHNHLQLGLKRFREALKEMEEKSASPDPRSVKDASEESETSVKEDSGDSDNAATVNSTSSPRQESADQLKEKDSPVPDAASLAPKEFELLDCQASNHAEGLDSLIGTLRHQIRSSDWLEKNTPELSAGEDPEILDVFKALLQRAKK
- the accs gene encoding 1-aminocyclopropane-1-carboxylate synthase-like protein 1 isoform X1: MDFRGRRHERGSNWTDPEIVELLQLWSDESVQIELESSLRNQRVFDRIAHVLREKGIFRTGDQCREKIKKMKLEYRRIKDNHKMRSWKFYDVMDRVLANRPAITYASMGGAVIAQQVFQGPDAYLQGVPVGSFGPASSGGFLFGQPPKAGDPLGIKCEDVEESLLNSGVAPPEMYYGSGDDQETDGQSLLGPEEALGRGESSTNPRVSPSGFSDVNIAGAAAAAIQIAGRPVSHEQPSKDGSPSPASARQRKRRRGGKTSWSHGGARCGGQGSLDRALASFLNWQRSAEERLLSLEEARLERELQAEERREEREERRAEQERQHELRLFSMLTGALAAVRQAAPTTVTTPTDPRVSPQAHSSASLITTAAPSISSSLSQTPSEAPASQAVSTQETTTLTPPTSVKASKTSPSVSAALTGADSPGRSIYLSNRGNSIRQHEGILQEGFAQYALNKHHDTENPDGVINMGTSENKLCFDLLLKRMTKPDMLHIDPSLLQYSDWRGHTFLREAVADFLTQYCSAPNPLKADNVVVMNGCGSLFSCVAAVICDPKDAILIPTPFYGVITEDVHLYSDVKLFHVPLDCEADGKDSRPFHLTVGKLEEGLIKAEQEGLTIRAVILMNPHNPLADIYTLAEMISFLEFAKRNELHAIVDEVYMLTVFDESATFHSVLSADSLPDPQRTHVMWGLSKDFAMSGVRLGTLHSENRDLVEALAQLGSFHGISGPTQHQVAQLLQDREWIDEEFLPANRSRLKAAHSYVTGELKSLSIPYLDRPATLYIWADLRKYLRESSFEEELSMWRSFLRHKLVLSCGQAFSCSLPGWFRIVFADQHNHLQLGLKRFREALKEMEEKSASPDPRSVKDASEESETSVKEDSGDSDNAATVNSTSSPRQESADQLKEKDSPVPDAASLAPKEFELLDCQASNHAEGLDSLIGTLRHQIRSSDWLEKNTPELSAGEDPEILDVFKALLQRAKK
- the accs gene encoding 1-aminocyclopropane-1-carboxylate synthase-like protein 1 isoform X4, whose amino-acid sequence is MDFRGRRHERGSNWTDPEIVELLQLWSDESVQIELESSLRNQRVFDRIAHVLREKGIFRTGDQCREKIKKMKLEYRRIKDNHKMRSWKFYDVMDRVLANRPAITYASMGGAVIAQQVFQGPDAYLQGVPVGSFGPASSASARQRKRRRGGKTSWSHGGARCGGQGSLDRALASFLNWQRSAEERLLSLEEARLERELQAEERREEREERRAEQERQHELRLFSMLTGALAAVRQAAPTTVTTPTDPRVSPQAHSSASLITTAAPSISSSLSQTPSEAPASQAVSTQETTTLTPPTSVKASKTSPSVSAALTGADSPGRSIYLSNRGNSIRQHEGILQEGFAQYALNKHHDTENPDGVINMGTSENKLCFDLLLKRMTKPDMLHIDPSLLQYSDWRGHTFLREAVADFLTQYCSAPNPLKADNVVVMNGCGSLFSCVAAVICDPKDAILIPTPFYGVITEDVHLYSDVKLFHVPLDCEADGKDSRPFHLTVGKLEEGLIKAEQEGLTIRAVILMNPHNPLADIYTLAEMISFLEFAKRNELHAIVDEVYMLTVFDESATFHSVLSADSLPDPQRTHVMWGLSKDFAMSGVRLGTLHSENRDLVEALAQLGSFHGISGPTQHQVAQLLQDREWIDEEFLPANRSRLKAAHSYVTGELKSLSIPYLDRPATLYIWADLRKYLRESSFEEELSMWRSFLRHKLVLSCGQAFSCSLPGWFRIVFADQHNHLQLGLKRFREALKEMEEKSASPDPRSVKDASEESETSVKEDSGDSDNAATVNSTSSPRQESADQLKEKDSPVPDAASLAPKEFELLDCQASNHAEGLDSLIGTLRHQIRSSDWLEKNTPELSAGEDPEILDVFKALLQRAKK